The following are encoded together in the Kineosporiaceae bacterium genome:
- a CDS encoding ferrous iron transport protein A: protein MITSGTLAELRSGQCGHIARIDPAIPELLRLRLRHLGFRPGTQVEVIRRAPFGGPSVYRLCDYDLCLRREHARHVLLGEATG, encoded by the coding sequence ATGATCACCTCGGGAACGCTCGCCGAGCTGCGCAGCGGGCAATGCGGTCACATCGCGCGGATCGACCCGGCGATCCCCGAACTGCTGCGGCTGCGGCTGCGTCATCTGGGGTTTCGCCCCGGCACGCAGGTCGAGGTGATCCGCCGAGCCCCCTTCGGCGGACCGTCCGTGTACCGGCTGTGTGACTACGACCTCTGTCTGCGGCGCGAGCACGCCCGCCACGTGCTGCTCGGGGAGGCGACCGGATGA
- a CDS encoding OsmC family protein has protein sequence MADDSHRWITIDRLDEGVYLARNRRGLELRFGSKDPDGFTPVELLLAAIAGCSAVDVDVVTGRRSPATTFSARVDAQAVRDEGGNVLRDIELTFRVRFPEGPDGDAARAALPRAVQTSHDRTCTVSRTIEAGVPVGVRID, from the coding sequence ATGGCCGACGACTCGCACCGCTGGATCACCATCGACCGCCTCGACGAGGGCGTCTACCTGGCGCGCAATCGCCGAGGCCTCGAACTGCGATTCGGCAGCAAGGACCCCGACGGGTTCACGCCGGTCGAGCTGCTGCTGGCGGCGATCGCGGGCTGCTCGGCGGTCGACGTCGACGTGGTGACCGGGCGACGCAGCCCCGCCACCACGTTCAGCGCCCGCGTGGACGCCCAGGCCGTGCGCGACGAGGGAGGCAACGTGCTGCGCGACATCGAACTCACCTTTCGGGTGCGCTTTCCCGAGGGGCCGGACGGCGACGCGGCGCGGGCCGCGTTGCCGCGCGCCGTCCAGACCTCGCACGACCGCACCTGCACGGTCTCGCGCACCATCGAGGCCGGGGTACCGGTCGGCGTTCGGATCGACTGA
- a CDS encoding ferrous iron transporter B produces the protein MSPTTSPTRVALLGSPNAGKTTIFNHLTGLRARTANYPGVTVTRTEGLTQTPLGPVAIEDVPGTYSLSAMSPDEQVVVDLLDGTLEGCPAPDALVVVLDATTLRRSLTLAAQALAIDRPVIVALTMLDELTSRGGELDVAALGRALGVRVVGLTAHKGVGISDLAAELGRHQTWPAPPVLPPLDDDELSAWSASVLAASGYRAPAADRRTATIDRVLLHPIWGGLVFLAVMFVFFQLIFTVAAPLQDGLEWLLGVFAGWTASTLGHNVLGAFLSEAVIGGVGSVLVFVPQIALLFLIIAALESVGYMARAAYLMDRIMAATGLDGRAFVAMLSSFACAVPGIMATRTIPSSKTRIATILSAPLVPCSARLPVYVLLVGLLVPAGNRWGPVQQQGMAMFALYLVGGLSAMISARLLRSTVLRGELVPFYLEMPPYRLPGLRSVLVTMWGSVSMFLRKAGTIIFGTAIVLWLLLAFPTRDAETLDMPPAQASAYVLEHSYAAGIGSVIEPVFEPLGFDWRIDLGLVGAMSAREVFVATLGQVAAAADPEHPATSLRAATYLDGPHRGEPLFSAPTVVALLAWFVYALQCMSTVAVMRRETGSWRWPALAFGYLLVLAYGMAFVAHEVTVWIT, from the coding sequence ATGAGCCCCACCACGAGCCCCACTCGGGTTGCCCTGCTCGGCAGCCCGAACGCCGGCAAGACCACGATCTTCAATCACCTCACCGGGCTGCGCGCCCGCACCGCCAACTACCCGGGCGTCACCGTCACCCGCACCGAGGGGCTGACCCAGACCCCACTCGGGCCGGTCGCGATCGAGGATGTGCCCGGCACCTACAGCCTGAGCGCGATGAGCCCGGACGAGCAGGTGGTGGTCGATCTGCTCGACGGCACCCTCGAAGGGTGCCCGGCGCCGGACGCGCTGGTGGTCGTGCTCGACGCCACCACGCTGCGCCGCAGCCTGACCCTGGCAGCGCAGGCGCTGGCGATCGATCGGCCGGTCATCGTCGCCCTGACCATGCTGGACGAACTCACGTCACGTGGCGGTGAACTGGACGTCGCGGCGCTCGGCCGCGCGCTCGGCGTCCGGGTGGTGGGTCTGACCGCGCACAAGGGCGTCGGGATCAGCGACCTGGCCGCCGAGCTGGGCCGGCACCAGACCTGGCCCGCGCCCCCGGTGCTGCCCCCACTGGACGACGACGAGCTGTCGGCCTGGTCTGCCTCGGTCCTGGCGGCGTCCGGGTATCGGGCGCCCGCAGCCGACCGGCGCACCGCGACCATCGATCGGGTGCTGCTGCACCCGATCTGGGGCGGGCTGGTGTTCCTGGCCGTGATGTTCGTGTTCTTCCAGCTCATCTTCACGGTGGCCGCCCCGCTCCAGGACGGCCTGGAGTGGCTGCTCGGGGTGTTCGCCGGCTGGACCGCCTCGACCCTGGGGCACAACGTGCTCGGAGCATTCCTGTCCGAGGCCGTGATCGGCGGCGTCGGGTCGGTGCTGGTCTTCGTGCCGCAGATCGCGCTGCTGTTCCTGATCATCGCGGCGTTGGAGAGCGTCGGGTACATGGCCCGAGCGGCCTACCTGATGGACCGGATCATGGCCGCGACGGGCCTGGACGGACGGGCCTTCGTGGCGATGCTGTCGTCCTTCGCCTGCGCCGTACCGGGGATCATGGCCACCCGCACGATCCCGTCGTCCAAGACCCGGATCGCCACGATCTTGAGCGCCCCGCTGGTGCCCTGTTCGGCTCGACTGCCGGTGTACGTGCTGCTGGTCGGGCTGTTGGTACCGGCCGGCAACCGCTGGGGGCCGGTGCAGCAGCAAGGCATGGCGATGTTCGCGCTGTACCTGGTCGGCGGCTTGTCGGCCATGATCTCGGCCCGGCTGCTGCGGTCGACCGTGTTGCGCGGCGAGCTGGTGCCGTTCTACCTGGAGATGCCGCCCTATCGCCTGCCCGGGCTGCGCTCGGTGCTGGTCACCATGTGGGGCTCGGTGTCGATGTTCCTGCGCAAGGCCGGCACGATCATCTTCGGCACCGCGATCGTGCTCTGGCTGCTGCTGGCCTTCCCCACCCGCGATGCCGAGACCCTCGACATGCCGCCGGCCCAGGCGAGCGCCTACGTCCTGGAACACTCCTACGCCGCCGGGATCGGGTCGGTCATCGAACCGGTCTTCGAGCCCCTCGGGTTCGACTGGAGAATCGATCTGGGCCTGGTCGGGGCGATGTCCGCCCGCGAGGTGTTCGTGGCGACCCTGGGCCAGGTCGCCGCCGCGGCCGATCCGGAGCACCCGGCCACGTCGTTACGCGCGGCGACCTACCTCGACGGCCCGCACCGGGGCGAGCCGCTGTTCTCGGCGCCGACCGTGGTGGCGCTGTTGGCCTGGTTCGTCTATGCCCTGCAGTGCATGTCGACGGTGGCGGTGATGCGCCGCGAGACGGGATCGTGGCGATGGCCGGCGCTCGCGTTCGGCTACCTGTTGGTGCTCGCCTACGGCATGGCCTTCGTGGCCCACGAGGTGACGGTATGGATCACGTGA
- a CDS encoding DUF1345 domain-containing protein, which produces MQLRETMAQRRSGLRLLAAALVGGVAGAAWYAVAGHGDYALAVGWSVGAMAYLARTWSVIGAMDATRTAAHAAHEEASGMLGTEFAVLLACVASLVAVGHLLLGGGSGDRLVRGLLGVLVVVLSWVVVHTVYTVRYARLYYSGPDGGIDFAGTEPARYSDFAYVAFTLGMTYQVSDTNLSSGEIRRTALVHCLLSYVFGTVVLATTVNVVIGLAAAG; this is translated from the coding sequence ATGCAGCTGCGGGAGACCATGGCGCAGCGTCGTTCCGGGCTGCGGCTGCTGGCCGCGGCCCTGGTGGGCGGGGTCGCCGGCGCCGCCTGGTACGCCGTGGCCGGGCACGGCGACTACGCGCTGGCGGTGGGGTGGTCGGTGGGTGCGATGGCCTACCTGGCCCGCACCTGGTCGGTGATCGGCGCCATGGACGCGACGCGCACCGCCGCCCACGCCGCCCACGAAGAGGCCAGCGGCATGCTCGGGACCGAGTTCGCCGTCCTGCTCGCCTGCGTTGCCAGCCTGGTCGCGGTCGGTCACCTGCTGCTCGGCGGCGGGTCGGGCGATCGGTTGGTCCGTGGCCTGCTCGGGGTGCTGGTGGTGGTGCTGTCGTGGGTGGTGGTGCACACCGTCTACACGGTGCGCTATGCGCGGCTGTACTACTCCGGCCCGGACGGCGGGATCGACTTCGCCGGCACCGAGCCGGCCCGCTACAGCGACTTCGCCTACGTGGCCTTCACCCTGGGCATGACCTACCAGGTCTCGGACACCAATCTCTCCTCGGGCGAGATCCGGCGCACGGCACTGGTGCACTGCCTGCTGTCCTACGTGTTCGGCACGGTGGTGCTGGCCACGACCGTGAACGTGGTGATCGGCCTGGCGGCTGCTGGGTAG
- a CDS encoding peptidase, whose protein sequence is MPPVEVSPFAGDDRQLSGFVVSGRWPASTREWAQFLALAVRLAAVPGLVPTTTVYRAVDDVPDDPQPGTVGLVTLAGPVLGEGAPRPGQFSRQAPPALILLHPPAESRPSTPEAAGSASGCVLLPGLPHLGLEHRAAWVEAEVDGTVTRLVSQVGVDPLCDPDTAVLAMLLAA, encoded by the coding sequence ATGCCGCCCGTCGAAGTATCCCCGTTCGCCGGCGACGACCGGCAGCTGTCCGGTTTCGTGGTGTCCGGCCGCTGGCCGGCCTCGACCCGGGAATGGGCGCAGTTCCTGGCGCTCGCCGTCCGGTTGGCCGCCGTCCCCGGTCTGGTCCCGACCACCACCGTCTACCGCGCGGTGGACGACGTCCCCGACGATCCGCAACCGGGCACTGTCGGGCTGGTCACCTTGGCCGGACCTGTGCTGGGGGAGGGCGCGCCCCGCCCGGGCCAGTTCAGCCGGCAGGCGCCGCCGGCGCTGATCCTGTTGCACCCACCCGCTGAATCGCGGCCCTCGACCCCCGAGGCGGCGGGGTCGGCGTCCGGCTGTGTGTTGCTGCCCGGTCTGCCACACCTGGGCCTGGAACACCGAGCGGCCTGGGTCGAGGCCGAGGTCGACGGCACCGTCACCCGGCTGGTCAGCCAGGTGGGGGTCGATCCGTTGTGTGATCCCGACACCGCAGTGCTGGCGATGTTGTTGGCCGCCTGA
- a CDS encoding MFS transporter, whose protein sequence is MSVDKSPTGTDSPRSPALDRAGWATLLSLGFGVSLVIMDATIVNVSLPVVMADLGLDGADAQWLNASYALMFAALLLTVGRFGDLHGRRKVFATGMVVFMASSVVAGSSTNGTMLITARLVQGIGAAMIVPSTLSTLNATFTGRARTIAFAVWGSAIGGMAAIGPLIGGWLATDVSWRWAFWLNIPVGLLVMVGIVRAVPETRDAGATPGSDPLGVLLSAVGMGALVFALIESSWFGWWRGEDGGLSPVPFALVAGLVLMLLFVMLERVRARRGVNALVDLNLFRLRGFRWGVIAALVVAFGEFGLLFTLPLLMQGTLGYSALGTGGVILVLALGTFFASGVLPQLSGKISQRAIVQVGLLLEAVAVGGLALTLSMTVATATLCGWLFLYGAGVGMATAQLTSLLLADVPIQQSGQASGLQSSVRQVGSALGVALLGGLLVARLAATTRDNLSALGLPTQTVDGVTSAVKDSAGIAIAGLQARAGSEAVASAAAEAMITASRTTTGIAALVLLLGLLATLNLPRQGRTAPATSGSSDSSGFSDSSTSSTSAAEVESV, encoded by the coding sequence ATGAGTGTCGACAAGAGCCCCACCGGCACGGACTCCCCCCGCTCCCCGGCGCTCGACCGCGCCGGCTGGGCCACGCTGCTCTCGCTGGGCTTCGGGGTCTCGCTGGTCATCATGGACGCCACGATCGTCAACGTGTCGCTGCCCGTGGTGATGGCCGACCTCGGGCTGGACGGCGCAGATGCCCAGTGGCTGAACGCCTCCTACGCCCTGATGTTCGCCGCCCTGCTGCTCACGGTGGGCCGCTTCGGTGACCTGCACGGACGGCGCAAGGTCTTCGCCACCGGCATGGTGGTGTTCATGGCCTCCTCGGTGGTGGCCGGTTCGAGCACCAACGGCACCATGCTGATCACCGCGCGACTGGTGCAGGGCATCGGCGCCGCCATGATCGTGCCGAGCACCCTGTCGACGCTCAACGCCACCTTCACCGGACGCGCCCGCACCATCGCGTTCGCGGTCTGGGGTTCGGCGATCGGTGGCATGGCGGCGATCGGGCCGCTGATCGGCGGCTGGCTGGCCACGGACGTGTCGTGGCGCTGGGCGTTCTGGCTCAACATCCCGGTCGGACTGCTGGTCATGGTCGGCATCGTGCGCGCCGTCCCCGAGACCCGCGACGCCGGCGCCACGCCCGGTTCGGACCCGCTCGGCGTGCTGCTCTCGGCGGTGGGCATGGGCGCGCTGGTGTTCGCCCTGATCGAATCGTCGTGGTTCGGCTGGTGGCGTGGTGAGGACGGCGGGCTGTCACCGGTACCGTTCGCCCTCGTCGCCGGGCTGGTGCTGATGCTGCTGTTCGTGATGCTCGAACGGGTCCGCGCCCGGCGCGGCGTCAACGCACTGGTCGACCTGAATCTGTTCCGGCTGAGGGGATTTCGCTGGGGCGTGATCGCCGCGTTGGTGGTGGCCTTCGGCGAGTTCGGCCTGCTGTTCACCCTGCCGCTGCTGATGCAGGGCACCCTGGGGTACTCGGCGCTGGGTACGGGAGGGGTGATCCTGGTGCTGGCCCTGGGCACCTTCTTCGCCTCGGGCGTCCTGCCGCAGCTGTCCGGCAAGATCAGCCAGCGCGCCATCGTGCAGGTCGGGCTGCTCCTCGAGGCCGTGGCCGTCGGCGGATTGGCGCTGACCTTGTCCATGACGGTGGCGACGGCGACACTGTGCGGCTGGCTGTTCCTCTACGGCGCGGGGGTCGGCATGGCGACAGCACAACTCACCTCGCTGCTCCTGGCCGACGTGCCGATCCAGCAGAGCGGCCAGGCCTCGGGCCTGCAGAGTTCGGTGCGCCAGGTCGGCTCCGCACTCGGAGTGGCGCTGCTCGGCGGCCTGCTGGTCGCCCGACTCGCAGCCACCACCCGGGACAACCTGAGCGCGCTCGGGCTCCCGACGCAGACCGTGGACGGCGTGACGAGCGCCGTCAAGGACAGCGCCGGGATCGCGATCGCCGGGCTGCAGGCTCGCGCCGGGAGCGAGGCCGTCGCCTCGGCCGCCGCCGAGGCGATGATCACCGCCAGCCGGACGACGACCGGCATCGCCGCGCTGGTGTTGCTGCTCGGCCTGCTGGCGACCCTGAACCTGCCGCGTCAGGGCCGAACGGCGCCGGCCACCTCGGGATCCTCGGACTCCTCGGGCTTCTCGGACTCCTCGACCTCCTCGACCTCTGCTGCCGAGGTCGAGTCCGTCTGA
- a CDS encoding TetR/AcrR family transcriptional regulator, producing the protein MPRIEAATVAEHHVLRRTAIIDAAAGLLGGEGPTAVTPAAVASSAGLARSSVYQYFASTGALLAVAVEELFARSTTAVSAAVAQAATPAEQIEAFVDAALDAALAGHLPASHYSGPELPEQCRARVTELHVELVRPLVEALRAAGTRDAVGVAGLVMGVMVAAAGQVRRGESAARVRTRVRAFVAGALA; encoded by the coding sequence GTGCCGAGAATCGAGGCTGCCACCGTCGCCGAGCACCACGTCCTGCGCCGGACGGCGATCATCGACGCCGCCGCGGGGTTGTTGGGGGGCGAGGGTCCGACGGCGGTGACCCCGGCGGCGGTGGCGTCGTCCGCGGGATTGGCCCGCAGCAGCGTCTACCAGTACTTCGCCTCGACCGGCGCCCTGCTCGCCGTGGCCGTCGAGGAACTGTTCGCGCGCAGCACCACCGCGGTGTCCGCGGCTGTCGCGCAGGCGGCGACGCCGGCCGAGCAGATCGAGGCCTTCGTGGACGCCGCACTCGACGCTGCGCTGGCCGGTCACCTGCCGGCCTCGCACTACAGCGGCCCGGAGTTGCCCGAACAGTGCCGGGCGCGGGTGACCGAACTGCACGTCGAACTGGTCCGTCCCCTGGTCGAGGCGTTACGTGCCGCCGGGACGCGGGACGCCGTCGGGGTGGCCGGGTTGGTGATGGGGGTGATGGTCGCGGCGGCCGGCCAGGTGCGGCGGGGCGAGTCGGCAGCCCGGGTCCGCACCCGGGTTCGAGCGTTCGTGGCGGGTGCGCTGGCCTGA
- a CDS encoding YbgC/FadM family acyl-CoA thioesterase produces the protein MPHTVSYRVYYEDTDSLGVVYYANYFKFIERGRTEYLAAHGQDVATLNASGVLVVVHSVTANFRRSARLGEMLDVVTSFAVKSPFRGRFAQRIERDGELVVEATVDVACLNPEQRLIELPPALRALADS, from the coding sequence GTGCCGCACACCGTCTCGTACCGGGTGTACTACGAGGACACCGACAGTCTCGGCGTCGTCTACTACGCCAACTACTTCAAGTTCATCGAGCGGGGGCGCACCGAATACCTCGCCGCCCACGGCCAGGACGTCGCCACCCTCAACGCCAGCGGCGTGCTGGTGGTCGTCCACTCGGTGACCGCCAACTTCCGCCGCAGCGCGCGCCTGGGCGAGATGCTCGACGTGGTGACCAGCTTCGCGGTGAAGTCGCCGTTCCGCGGTCGCTTCGCCCAGCGGATCGAGCGGGACGGCGAGCTCGTGGTCGAGGCCACGGTCGACGTCGCCTGCCTCAACCCCGAGCAACGGCTGATCGAGTTGCCACCGGCGCTGAGAGCCCTCGCCGACTCCTGA